One stretch of Suricata suricatta isolate VVHF042 chromosome 13, meerkat_22Aug2017_6uvM2_HiC, whole genome shotgun sequence DNA includes these proteins:
- the LRRC26 gene encoding leucine-rich repeat-containing protein 26 yields the protein MRTLSFLSRRPSPMLLLLLSPWSVCAHVSAAAATSGTPGTPDCPEACACAPGGQANCSRRELPAVPAGLSRRVRAPLLDHNRVRALPPGAFVGAGMLLRLDLRENGLRWVHARAFWSLGALQQLDLSANQ from the coding sequence ATGCggaccctctcctttctctcgcGGCGGCCGTCGccgatgctgctgctgctgctgtcgcCATGGTCAGTCTGTGCCCACGTGTCCGCCGCGGCCGCCACCTCGGGAACCCCAGGCACCCCGGACTGCCCGGAGGCGTGCGCGTGCGCGCCGGGCGGCCAGGCCAACTGCTCGAGGCGCGAGCTGCCCGCCGTGCCTGCGGGCCTGAGCCGGCGCGTGCGCGCGCCGCTGCTGGACCACAACCGTGTGCGCGCGCTGCCGCCGGGCGCCTTCGTGGGCGCTGGCATGCTGCTGCGCCTGGACCTGCGCGAGAACGGGCTGCGCTGGGTGCACGCGCGGGCCTTCTGGAGCCTCGGCGCGCTGCAGCAGCTCGACCTCAGCGCCAACCAG
- the TMEM210 gene encoding transmembrane protein 210 → MAPCPQPDSCLASGPLSLICLSLLLAPAAAGTYCECSLGLSREALIALLTVLAGVGASCFCALVIVAIGALRAKGHEHTSRRHGESRGGPHRMVEHFGVQEDHVDLHTVHMESHFTDPDLEVSTMPPLEDHDLMTIPVDLTAPTVTLEEPSPPPPPPPPT, encoded by the exons atggccccctgtccccagcctgACTCCTGCCTGGCCAGCGGTCCCCTCAGCCTGATATGTCTGTCCCTTTTGCTCGCCCCTGCTGCAG CTGGGACGTACTGCGAGTGCAGCCTTGGCCTCAGCCGCGAGGCCCTCATTGCCCTGCTCACGGTGCTGGCGGGCGTCGGCGCCAGCTGCTTCTGCGCCCTCGTCATCGTGGCGATTGGTGCCCTGAGAGCCAAGGG ACATGAACACACCAGCCGCAGAcatggggagagcaggggaggtccCCACAG GATGGTGGAGCACTTCGGGGTCCAGGAGGATCACGTGGATCTGCACACAGTGCATATGGAGTCCCACTTCACGGACCCTGACCTGGAGGTCTCCACGATGCCTCCCCTGGAGGATCACGACCTCATGACCATCCCCGTGGACCTGACGGCCCCAACTGTGACTCTAGAGGagccgtccccccccccccccccccccccccccacctga